A DNA window from Bacteroides cellulosilyticus contains the following coding sequences:
- a CDS encoding glycoside hydrolase family 43 protein, producing MRKELLVFIFTLCSVLTSAQQKVPNRFRTNIPLDSIHLSDPCILADKKTSTYYMTGTGGLLWKSKDLARWEGPYRVAETDPDSWMGPKPEIWAAELHEYNGKYYYFATFTNNAIKIDTVKGNVIPRRASHILVSDKPDGPYKPMKDPTYLPENMPTLDGTFWVDSDGKPYMIYCHEWLQNWNGTMEKIELKPDLSGSIGKGKILFRASESPWSREKMGDKVLPNRVTDGPWLFRTGTGRLGMIWTSWVFQDYTQGVAYSESGTLDGPWIQEKEPVTPPNFGHGMLFRTLDGEWMMSVHSHKDVNGRYIRIPHLFKVDLSGDKLKID from the coding sequence ATGAGAAAAGAATTATTGGTGTTTATATTTACCTTGTGTTCTGTCCTTACATCTGCCCAGCAGAAGGTCCCAAACCGCTTCCGTACCAACATCCCTCTTGATTCCATCCACTTGAGTGACCCCTGCATACTGGCCGATAAGAAAACCTCCACTTATTACATGACCGGTACCGGCGGCCTCCTTTGGAAAAGCAAAGACCTTGCCCGTTGGGAAGGCCCTTATCGTGTAGCAGAAACTGATCCTGACTCCTGGATGGGCCCTAAACCCGAAATCTGGGCAGCTGAGCTGCACGAATACAACGGAAAATATTACTATTTCGCCACTTTTACGAACAACGCCATCAAGATTGATACCGTAAAAGGAAACGTCATCCCCCGTCGTGCCAGCCACATCCTGGTCAGTGATAAACCGGATGGCCCTTATAAACCTATGAAAGACCCCACTTACCTACCCGAGAATATGCCTACCCTTGATGGGACATTCTGGGTGGATAGTGACGGCAAACCTTATATGATCTATTGCCACGAATGGCTGCAAAACTGGAACGGTACGATGGAAAAGATTGAATTAAAGCCCGATTTAAGCGGTTCCATCGGCAAAGGAAAGATTCTTTTCCGTGCCAGTGAATCTCCCTGGAGCCGTGAGAAGATGGGGGACAAAGTATTGCCCAACCGTGTAACCGACGGACCATGGCTTTTCCGCACAGGTACGGGCCGGTTAGGTATGATATGGACAAGCTGGGTATTCCAGGACTATACACAAGGCGTTGCCTATTCCGAGAGTGGAACCTTGGATGGCCCTTGGATACAAGAGAAAGAACCGGTCACTCCGCCTAACTTCGGACATGGAATGTTGTTCCGTACTTTGGATGGTGAGTGGATGATGTCGGTTCATAGTCATAAAGATGTGAACGGGCGATATATTCGTATTCCGCACCTGTTTAAAGTCGATTTATCGGGGGATAAACTGAAAATTGACTGA
- a CDS encoding SusC/RagA family TonB-linked outer membrane protein, with protein MKSDSFRNNRKALAALLLCTGFIAGQPLTVRATGNEQSVQTVQQQIKVSGTVSDALGPVIGASVVEKGNASNGTITDVNGNFSLSVPSGATLLISYIGYKAQEVQAVAGRVIDVTLKEDTEMLDEVVVVGFGTQKKVNLTGSVGIATAKELESRPVSSATQALQGLVPGLKITTNTGQLGKNMDISVRGTGTIGDGSSGAPLILIDGMEGDINTVNPQDIENISVLKDAAASSIYGSRAPFGVILVTTKKGKEGKISVNYNNSFRISTPINMPEAMDSYSFAVMMNYAGVNQGVGQDYTDDVLQKMLDFQAGKLQYGLDEKNSSAWEDRWTKGYANTDIWKETYKSSVFSHEHNMSVTGGSEKMSYYASFNYLDQEGLIRFGEEGQKRYNATGKINATLTDWLKFNWSTRFTRTDGWRPRAFTDSYYDGLGRGNWPNLPVYDRNGHINQDGPRQLAEGGQRNQQIDRQYYQGAFILEPVKNWITNVEFNYHIKNDHVKEATLTYYNYDPQGNEINNGSQSTSLFESQLKENYLNLNVYSSYSHSFADKHNLKFMAGFQAEKMKQHYFSVTKYGLITEQEDFWDFDLTNGLDGKGNSKDTGVEGYTNEWATAGFFGRLNYDYLGRYLFEVNMRYDGTSRFRRGSRWQLSPSFSAGWNIAQEEFFAPVNHIVDQLKLRFSYGELGNQNTNSWYPTYRVMDLGALNGDWIQNGARPNTASVGSLISTSLTWEKVRTWDVGLDYGFFNNRLSGSFDYFIRYTKNMVGPAEQLPNTLGVDVPKKNNCDLKTKGWEVSLSWKDRLNNGLNYGISVSLSDQVTYIDSYPGNKTGTLPYYSLTENKYKTGYITGHKINEIWGYETIGIAKTQEEMDAHLASLPNGGQTALGSQWAAGDIMYKDLNNDGKISEGSSTLEDHGDLKLLGDANPHYFYGIDLTASWKGFDFRCFLQGVIKHDFWPGMSSYFWGVRGGFSKWFTIGLEEHGDYFRDEPLGLDGHEIPANLNSYYPRPIFSKSSDGTSFGAKNQKVQSRYMQNAGYMRLKNLQLGYSLPASLLQKVGVSNCRIFVSGENLLTFTSLNSLFDPETCTGGWGGNAYPLSSTWSFGLSLTF; from the coding sequence ATGAAATCAGATTCTTTTAGAAACAATCGGAAGGCACTTGCGGCCTTATTGCTTTGCACTGGTTTCATTGCCGGACAACCCCTCACGGTGAGGGCTACGGGCAATGAACAAAGTGTGCAAACGGTTCAACAACAAATCAAAGTTTCCGGAACTGTAAGTGATGCGCTGGGGCCGGTCATCGGTGCCAGTGTTGTAGAAAAAGGGAATGCATCTAATGGCACTATTACTGATGTCAACGGTAACTTTTCTCTTTCAGTACCTTCCGGTGCAACGCTTCTCATTTCTTATATAGGATATAAAGCGCAGGAAGTACAGGCAGTGGCAGGCAGAGTTATTGATGTAACTTTGAAAGAAGATACTGAAATGCTTGATGAAGTTGTGGTGGTAGGTTTTGGTACTCAGAAGAAGGTGAATCTGACCGGTTCGGTGGGAATTGCTACAGCGAAAGAGTTGGAATCCCGTCCGGTATCATCGGCAACACAGGCTTTGCAAGGCTTGGTTCCGGGTCTGAAGATTACGACGAATACTGGCCAGTTGGGAAAAAATATGGATATATCAGTGCGTGGCACGGGTACGATTGGTGATGGATCGAGTGGTGCACCTCTTATTCTGATTGATGGAATGGAGGGAGATATTAATACGGTAAATCCGCAGGATATTGAGAATATCTCAGTCTTGAAGGATGCTGCCGCTTCTTCTATTTATGGTTCACGTGCTCCCTTCGGTGTGATCCTTGTAACGACAAAGAAGGGTAAGGAGGGTAAAATCTCTGTCAATTATAACAATAGTTTCCGTATTTCCACTCCAATCAATATGCCTGAAGCTATGGATTCCTATTCATTTGCAGTCATGATGAATTATGCAGGTGTTAACCAGGGAGTAGGACAAGACTATACTGATGATGTATTACAAAAAATGCTTGATTTCCAAGCAGGAAAACTACAGTATGGACTTGATGAAAAGAATAGTTCAGCATGGGAGGACCGTTGGACGAAAGGATATGCCAATACTGATATCTGGAAGGAAACTTATAAAAGTTCCGTATTCTCGCACGAACATAATATGAGTGTGACGGGAGGTAGTGAGAAGATGTCTTATTACGCTTCTTTCAATTATTTGGATCAGGAGGGTTTGATACGGTTCGGTGAAGAAGGACAGAAACGCTACAATGCCACTGGTAAAATCAATGCCACCCTTACGGATTGGCTGAAATTTAACTGGAGTACTCGTTTTACGCGTACTGACGGTTGGAGACCAAGAGCATTTACGGATAGTTATTACGATGGTTTGGGAAGAGGAAACTGGCCCAATTTACCTGTCTACGATCGTAACGGGCATATCAATCAGGATGGTCCTCGCCAATTGGCCGAAGGTGGACAGAGGAATCAGCAAATTGACCGCCAATATTATCAGGGTGCTTTTATTCTGGAACCTGTAAAGAATTGGATTACTAATGTCGAGTTCAATTATCATATTAAAAATGATCACGTGAAGGAAGCTACGCTTACTTATTATAATTATGATCCGCAAGGTAACGAAATAAATAACGGTAGCCAAAGTACTAGCTTATTTGAATCGCAACTTAAGGAAAATTATTTGAATCTGAATGTCTATAGCTCTTATTCTCACAGTTTTGCCGATAAGCACAATCTTAAGTTTATGGCTGGATTTCAGGCGGAGAAGATGAAGCAACATTATTTTTCGGTCACCAAATATGGATTGATTACAGAGCAAGAAGACTTTTGGGATTTTGACTTGACGAATGGATTGGATGGTAAAGGTAATTCTAAAGATACGGGAGTAGAGGGCTATACTAACGAATGGGCTACGGCAGGGTTCTTCGGTCGTCTCAATTATGATTATTTAGGACGCTATTTATTTGAAGTGAATATGCGTTACGATGGTACTTCTCGTTTCCGCCGTGGCAGCCGTTGGCAACTGTCACCTTCTTTTTCTGCCGGATGGAATATTGCTCAGGAAGAATTCTTTGCCCCGGTCAACCATATTGTTGATCAATTAAAATTGAGATTCTCTTATGGAGAGTTAGGCAACCAGAATACAAACTCATGGTATCCTACTTACCGTGTAATGGATCTGGGAGCATTGAATGGTGATTGGATTCAGAACGGTGCGCGTCCTAATACTGCTAGTGTAGGAAGTCTGATTAGTACGTCATTGACATGGGAAAAGGTACGTACATGGGATGTAGGATTGGATTATGGTTTTTTCAATAATCGCTTGTCAGGATCATTTGATTACTTTATCCGTTATACTAAGAATATGGTGGGACCTGCAGAACAACTGCCCAATACGTTGGGGGTGGATGTGCCGAAGAAGAATAACTGTGATTTAAAGACTAAGGGATGGGAGGTCTCACTTTCGTGGAAAGACCGTTTGAATAATGGACTGAATTATGGAATAAGTGTGTCATTATCTGATCAAGTGACTTATATTGACAGTTATCCGGGTAATAAGACCGGAACACTGCCATATTATAGTCTTACGGAAAATAAATATAAAACAGGTTATATAACAGGGCACAAAATTAATGAGATTTGGGGGTATGAGACCATAGGTATTGCTAAAACGCAAGAAGAGATGGATGCTCATTTAGCTTCTTTGCCCAATGGCGGTCAGACTGCACTGGGGTCGCAGTGGGCAGCGGGAGATATAATGTATAAAGACTTGAATAATGATGGTAAAATCAGCGAAGGATCATCTACATTAGAAGATCATGGTGATTTAAAATTACTGGGTGATGCTAATCCTCACTATTTCTATGGTATTGATCTTACCGCCAGTTGGAAAGGCTTTGATTTTCGTTGTTTCTTGCAAGGGGTTATTAAACATGATTTTTGGCCAGGAATGTCTTCTTATTTCTGGGGGGTTCGTGGTGGCTTTAGTAAATGGTTCACTATTGGCTTGGAAGAGCATGGTGATTACTTTCGTGATGAACCTCTCGGACTGGACGGGCATGAAATTCCTGCTAATTTGAATTCTTATTATCCAAGACCTATTTTCTCCAAGTCATCCGATGGAACGAGTTTCGGTGCAAAGAATCAGAAAGTACAGAGCCGTTATATGCAAAATGCAGGTTATATGCGCCTGAAGAACTTACAATTGGGTTATTCTTTACCTGCATCTTTGTTACAAAAGGTGGGTGTATCCAACTGTCGTATCTTTGTTTCCGGTGAGAACCTATTGACTTTTACTTCTTTAAATTCTTTGTTTGATCCTGAAACCTGTACTGGCGGTTGGGGGGGGAATGCCTATCCACTCTCTTCTACATGGTCTTTTGGTTTAAGTTTAACTTTTTAA
- a CDS encoding two-component regulator propeller domain-containing protein: MRSYKLLLFLLCRLLFCTDSMAQPYTLRHLGVEDGLSNNYVRDIAQDKQGCIWVATELGLNRFDGCNFTTYKSNNSQLINDALNVLLYDETENVVWIGGKFDGISALDCSTYQFYSYTSQDEIRADNIVHLSHASDGGLWLTPHYGNIVHYDKHSRTFTSLADMGIENLNKSNWCCFDDGEGHLYIGHAQSGMSIINLKNKTVRKLSHANNNPQSLPGNSIYSIYKDHLQNIWVGTNRGVGLFNPKTEEFTVFRHESDNPHSLIADHIYDIKEMNDGTLWIASDIGGISILDLHSITFKSPEKVQFYNITADNSKHGVTSGNIRTLLQDSFGNIWIGNYSSGIDFISHSQPEFHILPYMTEKGNITKHKPVWGLCKDENDQIWLGGENEITLFKDNKILKSIDITKQLSRPYGQVFSIISDQQGALLLGIYDDGLLKFNTRNKHIERIPLDMADVDIITFFKENDEKIWIGAEYGIYSYSNGTLRKEDEINRLLPDRSVYGILRDKQGKLWIGTYGGGIAVLDKENKLVAKLNKGTRFCSNAINSLYMDSQGGVWAATRNGIGYIKDTARPEEFEAYGYEQGLEDTFVRAIQEDASGNIWLSTNDGISFWNKQKKKFDSYDYRDGIPMGNFIEGSACRAEDGTLYFGSLNGVCYFNPENLIVERQVAPVQIIECRSLNNQIESRNEGTIIPTSEGSINLPYNRNSFRISFTVPDYSQSGQVEYAYMIDGLENTWTNTLGENMITFRNISPGEYTFKVKARLRNQEWDDSHIATLQVHIYPPLWLTWYAKVLYILLVLLCVYIWFRFYKRKLMLENSLELEKKKSQNEQELNNERLRFYTNITHELRTPLTLILGPLEDLVNDSNVPAFYSNKIKMIHSSAIRLLNLINQILEFRKTETQNRKLTVTKGDLSNLITEIGLRYKELNRNDRVKFHIRVQPSKTKLYFDTDIISTILDNLLSNAIKYTPEGEINLIMHPINQEGKQYTEIVVSDTGYGIDADALPHIFDRYYQAKGKHQASGTGIGLALVKSLADLHEGSLHVESETGKGTTFTFRILTENTYPDALHKEEKTESIPEKTESLKEEENDTCPVILVVEDNDDIREYIATSFSNNYHILTATNGKEGIEQALKYIPDIIISDIMMPVMDGIELCKLIKEDVRTSHIPVILLTAKDSIQDKEEGYESGADSYLTKPFSAKLLHSRVHNLLESRKKLALLITNRTKELKPEQSQESMKLSRLDEEFLNRFTAIVEENIDTPQLDMPFMIGKMNMSHSTLYRKIKGLTGISGNEFIRKIRLKNSLRLLMEEGLNISEAAYASGFNDLGYFRACFKEEYGMAPSEYIKQKQ; the protein is encoded by the coding sequence ATGCGAAGCTACAAACTTCTTCTATTCTTGCTATGCAGACTGCTATTCTGTACTGATAGCATGGCACAACCTTATACCTTGCGACATTTGGGTGTAGAAGACGGATTGTCGAACAATTATGTCCGCGACATTGCACAAGATAAACAAGGCTGCATCTGGGTGGCAACAGAACTTGGACTGAACCGGTTTGACGGATGCAACTTCACCACCTATAAAAGTAATAACTCACAATTAATCAATGATGCACTAAACGTACTACTATATGACGAAACAGAAAATGTAGTATGGATAGGTGGAAAATTCGACGGTATAAGTGCATTGGACTGTTCCACTTACCAGTTCTACTCTTATACATCCCAAGACGAGATTAGGGCAGATAATATCGTGCACCTGTCGCATGCCTCCGATGGAGGGCTTTGGTTGACTCCACATTACGGGAACATTGTTCATTACGATAAACATAGCCGTACATTCACATCGCTCGCAGATATGGGCATAGAGAACCTGAATAAATCCAACTGGTGCTGTTTCGACGATGGAGAAGGGCACCTTTATATCGGACACGCCCAAAGCGGAATGAGTATTATCAACCTGAAAAACAAAACAGTACGTAAGCTCAGTCATGCAAACAATAATCCGCAAAGTTTGCCCGGAAACAGTATTTATTCCATTTATAAAGATCATTTGCAAAATATTTGGGTAGGCACCAACAGGGGGGTGGGCTTATTTAATCCGAAAACAGAAGAATTTACCGTATTCAGGCATGAATCCGATAACCCTCATTCTCTGATTGCCGACCATATTTATGATATTAAAGAAATGAATGACGGCACATTATGGATTGCCAGCGATATTGGGGGGATCAGTATACTCGATTTACATAGTATAACTTTTAAGAGTCCTGAAAAGGTACAGTTCTACAATATCACCGCCGACAATAGCAAGCACGGAGTTACATCAGGAAATATACGCACCTTGTTACAGGATTCTTTCGGAAATATCTGGATAGGCAATTACAGTAGCGGTATAGATTTTATCAGCCACAGCCAACCGGAATTCCACATATTGCCCTATATGACTGAAAAAGGGAATATCACTAAACACAAGCCTGTATGGGGACTTTGCAAAGATGAGAACGATCAAATCTGGTTGGGCGGTGAAAATGAAATAACATTATTCAAGGACAACAAAATCCTGAAAAGTATAGATATTACCAAACAACTTTCAAGACCATACGGACAAGTGTTTTCCATCATCAGCGACCAACAAGGCGCATTATTACTTGGAATATACGATGACGGTCTTCTAAAGTTCAATACCCGTAACAAACATATCGAACGTATTCCATTGGATATGGCTGATGTAGATATCATCACCTTTTTCAAGGAAAATGATGAAAAAATATGGATAGGTGCCGAATATGGAATATACAGCTACAGCAACGGTACTCTCCGCAAAGAAGACGAAATCAACCGGTTATTGCCAGACCGATCAGTATATGGCATTCTCCGCGACAAGCAAGGTAAGTTGTGGATAGGTACTTATGGCGGAGGAATAGCTGTCCTTGACAAAGAAAACAAGCTGGTAGCCAAACTGAACAAAGGCACTCGCTTCTGCTCTAATGCCATCAATAGTCTTTACATGGATTCTCAGGGGGGCGTATGGGCTGCCACACGCAACGGAATAGGATACATTAAAGATACAGCCCGTCCGGAAGAGTTTGAAGCATACGGTTATGAGCAAGGACTTGAAGACACCTTCGTACGTGCCATTCAAGAAGATGCATCCGGAAATATCTGGCTCAGTACCAACGATGGAATATCCTTTTGGAACAAGCAAAAGAAGAAATTCGACAGTTACGACTATCGTGACGGCATACCTATGGGAAACTTTATTGAAGGTTCAGCCTGCCGGGCAGAAGATGGCACACTCTATTTCGGTTCGCTAAACGGTGTCTGCTATTTCAATCCGGAGAATCTGATCGTAGAACGCCAAGTGGCTCCTGTACAGATTATCGAATGCAGAAGTCTGAACAACCAGATAGAAAGTCGTAATGAAGGAACTATCATTCCGACCTCTGAGGGAAGCATCAACCTGCCCTATAACCGGAATTCTTTCCGCATCTCATTCACCGTACCGGACTATTCGCAAAGCGGACAGGTGGAATATGCATATATGATTGACGGACTGGAAAATACATGGACCAATACTTTAGGAGAAAACATGATTACTTTCCGCAATATTTCCCCGGGAGAATATACATTCAAAGTAAAAGCAAGGTTAAGAAATCAGGAGTGGGACGATAGTCATATAGCCACATTACAAGTACACATCTATCCACCTCTATGGCTGACGTGGTATGCGAAAGTCTTGTATATTCTGCTGGTATTATTGTGTGTGTATATCTGGTTCCGTTTTTACAAACGTAAACTCATGCTGGAAAACTCCCTTGAACTGGAAAAAAAGAAAAGCCAAAACGAACAGGAACTTAACAACGAACGTCTGCGCTTCTACACCAACATCACACACGAACTGCGCACCCCATTAACGTTGATACTCGGTCCACTGGAAGATTTAGTCAATGACTCTAACGTACCTGCTTTTTATAGTAATAAAATCAAGATGATTCACAGCAGTGCTATCCGGTTATTGAACCTTATCAACCAAATACTGGAATTCCGCAAGACGGAAACACAAAACCGAAAACTAACAGTAACCAAAGGAGATTTAAGTAATCTGATTACAGAAATAGGTTTGCGTTACAAAGAGTTGAACCGAAATGATAGAGTAAAATTCCACATCCGTGTTCAGCCCTCAAAGACTAAACTCTATTTTGATACTGATATCATCTCTACCATACTGGATAATTTGTTATCAAATGCCATAAAATACACTCCGGAGGGAGAAATCAACCTGATTATGCATCCAATAAATCAGGAAGGCAAACAATATACAGAAATAGTAGTCAGCGATACCGGATACGGTATAGATGCTGACGCACTACCGCATATCTTCGACCGTTATTATCAGGCGAAAGGGAAACATCAGGCGTCAGGCACAGGCATCGGCCTTGCATTAGTCAAATCACTGGCCGACCTGCACGAAGGCAGTCTGCATGTAGAAAGTGAAACGGGTAAAGGAACGACTTTCACTTTCCGGATTCTCACCGAAAATACTTATCCCGATGCCTTGCATAAAGAAGAAAAAACGGAAAGTATTCCAGAAAAAACGGAAAGCTTAAAAGAGGAAGAAAATGATACTTGTCCGGTAATACTGGTCGTAGAAGATAATGATGATATTCGCGAATACATCGCTACTTCTTTCAGCAACAACTACCACATTCTAACTGCAACTAACGGAAAAGAAGGAATAGAACAAGCACTGAAATATATCCCTGATATCATTATCAGCGACATCATGATGCCTGTGATGGACGGTATTGAATTATGCAAACTGATAAAAGAAGATGTACGCACCAGCCATATACCTGTCATCCTGTTAACAGCCAAAGATTCCATTCAAGATAAAGAAGAGGGTTATGAAAGCGGTGCCGACTCATATCTTACGAAACCATTCAGCGCCAAGTTATTACATAGTCGCGTTCACAATCTGTTGGAATCACGGAAGAAGTTAGCCCTGCTGATAACCAACCGCACCAAAGAGCTAAAACCTGAACAATCTCAGGAATCAATGAAACTAAGTAGGCTGGATGAAGAATTCCTGAACAGGTTTACTGCAATAGTAGAAGAAAATATCGACACACCTCAATTGGACATGCCTTTCATGATAGGCAAGATGAACATGAGCCACTCCACCCTTTACCGGAAGATAAAGGGGCTAACAGGCATATCAGGCAATGAGTTCATCCGGAAAATAAGACTGAAAAACAGTCTCCGCTTATTGATGGAAGAAGGACTAAACATTTCCGAAGCTGCTTACGCAAGCGGTTTCAATGACTTGGGGTATTTCCGGGCTTGCTTTAAGGAGGAATATGGAATGGCACCGTCGGAGTACATAAAACAGAAGCAATAA